A region of Scleropages formosus chromosome 2, fSclFor1.1, whole genome shotgun sequence DNA encodes the following proteins:
- the LOC108931442 gene encoding solute carrier family 23 member 2: MHLPQQPGARTARGERTDDDSPVQSLDGSSEPEKIVIDDRHPDSMESSAQLVYSINDRPPWYLCILLGFQHYILAFGGIVAIPLILAEPICIGNNYEAKSQLISTIFFVSGMCTLLQTTVGTRLPILQGGTFSFITPTLAILALPKWRCPDPSSLLLANITGAKLGDRDEVWKSRMREIQGAILVASLLQLVLGISGLIGLMLKCIGPLAIAPTINLIGLSLFIEAGKKSGAHWGIASLTVCLILLFSQYLSKVNVPLIGYKDKKWSVFQYPLFKLFSALFGMCGSWLICFLLTYLNALPSRPEQYGFSARTDINLDAVTTAPWFHVPYPGQWGLPTVSVSSVLGMMAGVLASTMESIGDYYACARLSGAPPPPTHAINRGIAVEGIGCILAAIWGSGNGTTSYSQNIAALGITKVGSRLVLQTAGLLMIVLGLFGKFGAIFITIPEPVIGGMFLVMFGMIAAVGISNLQYVDLNSSRNLLILGFSTFSGLVLPAWFHSNPGIINTGLKELDQVITVLFTTHMFIGGFFGFVLDNTIPGTEQERGLKNWREEVHRELNGGDRDLSCYDLPFCNDLLHRFHFSQYLPFLQTFKISDETTQR, translated from the exons ATGCATCTGCCGCAGCAGCCTGGAGCCAGGACGGCCCGAGGGGAGCGCACCGACGATGACTCACCTGTCCAG AGCCTGGATGGAAGCAGTGAGCCAGAGAAGATTGTAATTGATGACAGACACCCAGACAGCATGGAGAGCAGCGCTCAGCTCGTCTATTCCATCAACGACAGACCCCCGTGGTACCTCTGCATCCTGCTCGGCTTCCAG CATTACATCCTGGCATTCGGGGGCATCGTCGCCATCCCACTAATCCTGGCTGAGCCAATATGCATTGGGAACAACTATGAGGCCAAAAGCCAGCTGATCTCCACTATATTCTTTGTGTCTGGGATGTGCACTTTGCTTCAGACCACAGTTGGTACAAG ACTGCCAATTCTCCAGGGGGGCACATTCAGCTTCATCACGCCCACACTAGCCATCCTTGCGTTGCCCAAGTGGAGGTGCCCTGACCCGAGCAGCCTCCTGCTCGCCAACATCACTGGAGCCAAACTTGGTGACAGAGACGAAGTCTGGAAATCCCGCATGCGTGAG ATACAAGGCGCTATCCTCGTGGCATCTCTGCTCCAGTTAGTGCTCGGCATCTCCGGTCTCATTGGCCTCATGCTCAAGTGCATCGGGCCCCTAGCCATTGCGCCAACCATAAACCTCATCGGTCTGTCTCTCTTCATAGAGGCGGGGAAGAAGTCTGGAGCGCACTGGGGGATCGCCTCTCT gacTGTGTGTCTCATCCTGCTTTTCTCCCAGTATCTGAGCAAGGTCAATGTGCCATTAATTGGCTACAAAGACAAGAAGTGGAGTGTTTTTCAGTACCCTCTCTTCAAACTTTTCTCG GCTTTGTTTGGAATGTGTGGATCTTGGCTCATCTGCTTCCTCCTCACATATCTCAACGCCCTTCCCTCAAGGCCAGAGCAGTATGGATTTTCAGCCCGGACAGACATCAACCTAGATGCGGTCACCACCGCCCCCTGGTTCCATGTTCCATACCCtg GACAGTGGGGTCTCCCCACCGTGAGTGTGTCCTCTGTCCTGGGCATGATGGCTGGGGTGCTTGCATCCACCATGGAATCCATTGGAGATTATTATGCCTGTGCACGCCTTTCTGGAGCCCCCCCTCCACCGACCCATGCCATCAACCGCGGCATTGCCGTGGAGGGCATTGGCTGCATCCTGGCCGCCATTTGGGGCAGTGGTAACGGGACGACGTCCTACAGCCAAAACATCGCTGCACTCGGCATCACCAAG GTTGGCAGCAGACTGGTACTTCAGACAGCTGGCCTTCTGATGATTGTTCTTGGGTTATTTGGGAAATTTGGTGCTATTTTTATCACTATTCCAGAACCGGTCATTGGTGGTATGTTCCTGGTCATGTTTGGAATGATTGCAGCTGTTGGAATATCTAACCTTCAG TACGTGGACTTGAATTCATCAAGGAATTTATTAATCCTGGGCTTTTCAACCTTCAGTGGTCTTGTGTTGCCAGCCTGGTTTCATTCAAATCCAGGCATCATTAATACAG GACTCAAAGAACTGGATCAAGTTATAACAGTTCTCTTCACCACCCACATGTTCATTGGTGGATTCTTTGGATTTGTGTTGGATAATACAATTCCAG GAACTGAACAAGAGAGAGGCCTTAAAAACTGGCGTGAGGAAGTGCATCGTGAGCTAAATGGTGGTGACAGAGACCTGTCTTGTTATGACCTCCCCTTTTGCAACGATTTGCTCCACAGGTTCCATTTTTCTCAGTATTTACCTTTTCTACAGACATTCAAGATATCTGATGAGACAACACAGAGGTGA